From one Gemmobacter sp. genomic stretch:
- a CDS encoding DUF6477 family protein — translation MTDPLSLFAALRRPRLMIRAARIGAADYRRDRDLRRLLGPAGASAPERALAALLDAEARAEATRMAGDAAYSIARHVDLLIALMAEARLVARRPA, via the coding sequence ATGACCGATCCGCTCAGCCTGTTCGCCGCCCTGCGCCGCCCCCGCCTGATGATCCGTGCTGCCCGGATCGGGGCGGCCGATTACCGGCGCGACCGCGACCTGCGCCGCCTGCTGGGGCCGGCCGGCGCCTCGGCCCCGGAACGCGCGCTGGCGGCCCTGCTGGATGCCGAAGCCCGGGCCGAGGCCACGCGCATGGCCGGCGATGCCGCCTACAGCATCGCGCGCCATGTCGATCTGCTGATTGCCCTGATGGCCGAAGCGCGGCTGGTGGCGCGGCGCCCGGCCTGA
- a CDS encoding CDP-alcohol phosphatidyltransferase family protein: protein MLSELRAYSVHMLTATGAVWSMLAMLAAVDGAWDMMFVWLVVAFLVDGLDGPMARRYDVKANAPQIDGVLLDLIIDYLTYVFIPAYALFASGLLPGWTGWVVIIVITFASALYFADTRMKTKDNSFAGFPACWNMVVLVIFALKPDFWVSLVLVVVLAGAMFTPLKFIHPVRTERWRNVSLPMALGWTFFAGWAAWVDFHAESWAHWGLVVTSIYLMGAGVAQQIIPRRA, encoded by the coding sequence ATGCTGTCCGAACTCAGGGCCTATTCCGTCCACATGCTGACCGCGACCGGCGCGGTCTGGTCGATGCTGGCCATGCTGGCGGCGGTCGATGGCGCCTGGGACATGATGTTCGTCTGGCTGGTGGTCGCCTTTCTGGTCGACGGGCTGGATGGCCCGATGGCCCGGCGCTACGACGTCAAGGCGAATGCCCCGCAGATCGACGGGGTGTTGCTGGACCTGATCATCGACTATCTGACCTATGTGTTCATCCCGGCCTATGCGCTGTTTGCCAGCGGATTGTTGCCGGGCTGGACGGGCTGGGTGGTGATCATCGTCATCACCTTTGCCTCGGCGTTGTATTTCGCCGATACGCGGATGAAGACCAAGGACAATTCCTTTGCCGGCTTTCCCGCCTGCTGGAACATGGTCGTGCTGGTGATCTTTGCGCTGAAGCCGGATTTCTGGGTCTCGCTCGTGCTGGTCGTGGTGCTGGCCGGCGCGATGTTCACCCCGCTGAAGTTCATCCACCCCGTGCGCACCGAACGCTGGCGCAATGTATCGCTGCCGATGGCGCTGGGGTGGACATTCTTTGCCGGCTGGGCCGCCTGGGTGGATTTCCACGCCGAAAGCTGGGCGCATTGGGGGCTGGTCGTGACCTCGATCTACCTGATGGGCGCGGGCGTCGCCCAGCAGATCATCCCCCGCCGGGCCTGA
- a CDS encoding tyrosine recombinase XerC: protein MADWLAQMKALDGASPATITAYAGDVGRWLAFMADHQGGGQGLAALAATSRADLRAFMAHEQGRGVGARSLARRLSAVKSFTRWISDRSATDATALLAVRAPRHRRKLPRPLAEDAARAVLDDVGAEARQDWIGARDAAVVTLLYGCGLRISEALGLRGADHPLPEVLRIVGKGGKERLVPVLPVARSAVARYVAQCDFDISRDGPLFLGARGGPLSPRLVQLAMEKARARLGLPASATPHALRHSFATHLLTAGGDLRAIQELLGHASLSTTQAYTAVDAARLAEVYARAHPRA from the coding sequence ATGGCCGACTGGCTGGCGCAGATGAAGGCGCTGGACGGTGCCAGCCCGGCGACCATCACCGCCTATGCCGGTGATGTCGGGCGCTGGCTGGCCTTCATGGCCGATCACCAGGGCGGCGGGCAGGGGCTGGCCGCGCTGGCCGCCACCTCCAGGGCCGATCTGCGCGCCTTCATGGCGCATGAACAGGGGCGTGGGGTGGGGGCGCGATCGCTGGCGCGGCGGCTGTCGGCGGTGAAATCCTTTACCCGCTGGATCTCCGACCGCAGCGCCACCGATGCCACCGCGCTGCTGGCCGTGCGCGCGCCGCGCCACCGCCGCAAGCTGCCTCGCCCGCTGGCCGAAGATGCCGCCCGCGCCGTGCTGGACGATGTGGGGGCCGAGGCGCGGCAGGACTGGATCGGTGCCCGCGACGCGGCGGTGGTGACGCTGCTGTATGGCTGCGGCCTGCGCATATCCGAGGCGCTGGGGCTGCGCGGCGCCGACCATCCCTTGCCCGAGGTGCTGCGCATCGTCGGCAAGGGCGGCAAGGAACGGCTGGTGCCGGTGCTGCCCGTGGCCCGGTCCGCGGTGGCGCGCTATGTCGCGCAGTGCGATTTCGACATTTCGCGCGATGGCCCGCTGTTCCTTGGTGCCCGCGGCGGCCCGCTGTCGCCCCGGCTGGTGCAACTGGCGATGGAAAAGGCCCGCGCGCGCCTTGGCCTGCCGGCCAGTGCCACGCCCCATGCCCTGCGCCATTCCTTTGCCACGCATCTGCTGACCGCCGGGGGCGATCTGCGCGCCATCCAGGAGCTGCTGGGCCATGCCTCGTTGTCGACGACCCAGGCCTATACGGCGGTCGATGCCGCCCGTCTGGCCGAGGTCTATGCCCGGGCCCATCCGCGCGCCTGA
- a CDS encoding DUF484 family protein, whose amino-acid sequence MTPGAGQPGRIGLTEDMRDHILSAPEAILGDAEVMRALIAANDRAMGENIVDLRGAAMRRLEGRLDRLEDTHRSVIAAAYENLAGTNIVHRAVLQLLEPASFDTFLTTLTGPVAATLRVDSVVLVLESPEGDAAPSLAPPIRVMGPGSVHTYLTGVRGGGTLRPVVLRQLAEDAALLHGTPAIRSEAAMRLDLGAGRLPGMLVLGAADPQQFRAGQGTDLLAFFAASFERVMRRWLS is encoded by the coding sequence ATGACGCCAGGGGCAGGGCAGCCGGGCCGCATCGGCCTGACCGAAGACATGCGCGACCACATCCTGTCGGCGCCCGAGGCGATCCTTGGCGATGCCGAGGTGATGCGGGCGCTGATCGCGGCGAACGACCGCGCGATGGGCGAGAATATCGTCGATCTGCGCGGCGCCGCGATGCGCCGGCTGGAAGGGCGGCTGGACCGGCTGGAGGATACCCATCGCAGCGTCATCGCCGCCGCCTATGAAAATCTGGCCGGCACCAACATTGTCCACCGCGCGGTGTTGCAACTGCTGGAGCCGGCCAGTTTCGATACCTTCCTGACCACGCTGACCGGCCCCGTCGCCGCCACCCTGCGGGTGGACAGCGTGGTTCTGGTGCTGGAAAGCCCCGAAGGTGATGCCGCCCCCTCCCTTGCCCCCCCGATCCGCGTGATGGGGCCGGGATCCGTCCATACCTATCTGACCGGGGTGCGCGGCGGGGGCACGCTGCGCCCCGTCGTGCTGCGCCAGTTGGCCGAGGATGCGGCCCTGCTGCATGGAACCCCCGCCATCCGGTCCGAGGCCGCGATGCGGCTGGATCTGGGCGCGGGCCGGCTTCCCGGCATGCTGGTGCTGGGGGCCGCAGATCCGCAGCAGTTCCGCGCCGGTCAAGGCACCGACCTGCTGGCTTTTTTCGCTGCCAGCTTCGAGCGGGTGATGCGCCGCTGGCTGTCGTGA
- the fsa gene encoding fructose-6-phosphate aldolase, which yields MKFFVDTADVAAIAELNELGMVDGVTTNPSIIMKSGRDIIEVTKEICSIVSGPVSAEVVATKAEDMIAEGRKLAEIAENIAVKVPLTWDGLKTCKVLSSEGRMVNVTLCFSANQALLAAKAGATFISPFIGRLDDINLDGMELISDIRQIYDNYDFDTQILAASIRTVNHVRECALVGADVMTAPPSVIKAMANHVLTDKGLEQFMADWAKTGQKIL from the coding sequence ATGAAATTCTTCGTCGATACCGCCGATGTCGCCGCCATTGCCGAGCTGAACGAGCTGGGCATGGTCGATGGGGTCACCACCAACCCCTCCATCATCATGAAGTCGGGCCGCGACATCATCGAGGTCACGAAAGAGATCTGCTCGATCGTTTCGGGTCCGGTCTCGGCCGAGGTCGTGGCCACCAAGGCCGAGGACATGATCGCCGAAGGCCGCAAGCTGGCCGAGATTGCCGAGAACATCGCCGTCAAGGTGCCGCTGACCTGGGATGGCCTCAAGACCTGCAAGGTGCTGTCGTCGGAAGGCCGCATGGTGAACGTGACGCTGTGCTTCAGCGCCAACCAGGCGCTGCTGGCGGCCAAGGCGGGGGCCACCTTCATCTCGCCCTTCATCGGGCGGCTGGACGATATCAACCTGGACGGGATGGAGCTGATTTCCGACATCCGCCAGATCTATGACAACTACGATTTCGACACCCAGATCCTTGCGGCCTCGATCCGCACAGTGAACCATGTGCGCGAATGCGCGCTGGTCGGCGCCGATGTGATGACCGCGCCCCCCAGCGTGATCAAGGCCATGGCCAACCATGTGCTGACCGACAAGGGGCTGGAACAGTTCATGGCCGACTGGGCCAAGACCGGGCAGAAAATCCTCTGA
- a CDS encoding pirin family protein yields the protein MSIRPVDRTSLATATVEGAGVNLHRAFGFHDPKRFDPFLLFDDFRGDHPRDYMGGFPWHPHRGIETITYVLAGSVEHGDSLGNAGTLKSGDVQWMTAGSGILHQEMPKGNGRGQMHGFQLWANLPRDLKMTAPRYQDVRARDIPEILEDDGTVVKVITGNFWGRSGPVDGIAADPLYLDIYVPPLRSKRFPIDTRRKAFAYVFEGAGKFADASGPQGVLLEKEVMGQEVNIRDLSGNRTLVQFGKGDEVAVQAGPEGLRFLLVAGAPIQEPVAWHGPIVMNTAEELRTAMADLKNGTFIKPAH from the coding sequence ATGTCGATCCGTCCTGTGGACCGCACCAGCCTGGCCACCGCTACCGTCGAGGGGGCAGGGGTAAACCTGCACCGCGCCTTCGGCTTTCACGACCCCAAACGGTTCGACCCGTTCCTGCTGTTCGACGATTTCCGCGGCGACCATCCGCGCGACTACATGGGCGGCTTTCCCTGGCACCCCCATCGCGGGATCGAGACGATCACCTACGTCCTGGCCGGCAGCGTCGAGCATGGCGATTCGCTTGGCAATGCCGGCACGCTGAAATCGGGCGATGTGCAGTGGATGACTGCCGGGTCGGGCATCCTGCATCAGGAAATGCCCAAGGGCAACGGGCGCGGCCAGATGCACGGCTTTCAGCTGTGGGCCAACCTGCCGCGCGACCTGAAAATGACCGCACCCCGCTATCAGGATGTGCGCGCCCGCGACATTCCCGAGATTCTGGAAGACGATGGCACGGTGGTGAAGGTGATCACCGGCAATTTCTGGGGCCGCTCTGGCCCGGTGGATGGTATCGCCGCCGATCCGCTGTATCTGGACATCTATGTCCCGCCGCTGCGCAGCAAGCGCTTTCCCATCGACACCCGGCGCAAGGCCTTTGCCTATGTGTTTGAAGGCGCCGGCAAGTTCGCCGATGCCTCGGGTCCGCAGGGCGTGCTGCTGGAAAAAGAGGTCATGGGGCAGGAGGTCAACATCCGCGACCTGTCGGGCAACCGCACGCTGGTGCAGTTCGGCAAAGGCGATGAGGTGGCGGTGCAGGCCGGCCCCGAAGGGCTGCGCTTCCTGCTGGTCGCCGGCGCGCCCATCCAGGAACCCGTGGCCTGGCATGGACCCATCGTGATGAATACTGCCGAGGAATTGCGCACCGCCATGGCGGACCTGAAGAACGGCACCTTCATCAAACCGGCGCATTGA
- a CDS encoding TadE/TadG family type IV pilus assembly protein: protein MIRPLLARLRRFARAEHGSVTLDFVLMLPILLTIMMASFEAGYAMLRMVMMERALDITVRDLRVGALGATPTHGQVRSRFCEQATLLPSCQTELILQMQVINRNTWTGFNTEAPCIDRETMIEPPLQFSQGGTNEIVTVRACAVFDAFFPTTRWGLRLDPHDAMGGYTLAAMSAFVNEPR from the coding sequence ATGATACGCCCCCTGCTGGCGCGCCTGCGCAGGTTTGCGCGGGCCGAACACGGCTCGGTCACGCTCGACTTCGTGCTGATGCTGCCGATCCTTCTGACGATCATGATGGCCTCGTTCGAGGCGGGCTATGCCATGCTGCGGATGGTGATGATGGAACGCGCGCTGGACATCACGGTGCGCGACCTGCGGGTGGGGGCGCTGGGGGCCACGCCGACCCATGGCCAGGTGCGCAGCCGCTTTTGCGAACAGGCCACGCTGCTGCCGTCGTGCCAGACGGAGCTGATCCTGCAAATGCAGGTGATCAACCGCAATACCTGGACCGGCTTCAATACCGAGGCCCCCTGCATCGACCGCGAAACGATGATCGAACCGCCGCTGCAATTCTCGCAGGGCGGCACGAACGAGATCGTGACCGTGCGGGCCTGCGCCGTGTTCGATGCGTTTTTTCCGACGACCAGGTGGGGCCTGCGGCTTGATCCGCACGATGCCATGGGTGGCTATACGCTGGCCGCCATGTCGGCCTTCGTCAACGAACCGAGGTAA